In the Magnetospira sp. QH-2 genome, one interval contains:
- the fabZ gene encoding 3-hydroxyacyl-ACP dehydratase FabZ has protein sequence MEDNASMTEPYSIDIGRIMDMIPHRYPMLLIDRLDDVVPGERATGIKNVTINEPFFQGHFPQKPIMPGVLIIESMAQTAAVLVVETMGEEAEGKLVYFMSVDDARFRKPVEPGHQLHIHVTKKHSRGAVWKFTGEAKVNGQVVAQAVFAAMIRTEE, from the coding sequence ATGGAGGACAATGCAAGCATGACCGAGCCCTATTCCATCGATATTGGACGCATCATGGATATGATTCCGCACCGATATCCCATGCTATTGATCGACCGTCTGGACGATGTGGTCCCCGGCGAACGGGCGACGGGCATTAAGAACGTCACCATCAACGAGCCTTTTTTTCAAGGCCACTTTCCGCAAAAGCCCATCATGCCTGGCGTGTTGATCATCGAGAGCATGGCCCAAACCGCGGCGGTTCTTGTGGTTGAGACCATGGGCGAGGAAGCCGAAGGCAAGCTGGTCTATTTCATGTCTGTCGATGACGCCCGTTTCCGCAAGCCTGTGGAGCCAGGCCATCAATTGCATATTCATGTCACAAAGAAACATAGTCGTGGCGCGGTATGGAAGTTTACCGGCGAAGCCAAAGTGAATGGCCAAGTGGTTGCGCAGGCGGTATTCGCCGCCATGATTCGGACCGAAGAATGA